One stretch of Ipomoea triloba cultivar NCNSP0323 chromosome 8, ASM357664v1 DNA includes these proteins:
- the LOC116027418 gene encoding homeobox-leucine zipper protein HAT22-like, which produces MGFDEDTICNTALTLSLLGSHHDVVFAPRENKKSACLRRPSLTLGGPAAAAELKLEVAAEELEDGTTSMTSSFSNSSMKREREIGGGEEEEPKGSSGEDEEVVGTRKKLRLTKEQSLVLEDSFKDHSTLNSKQKEHLARRLNLRPRQVEVWFQNRRARNKLKQTEVDCELLRKCYDTLTDENRRLQRELQELKAKTPAAAAAQPFYMQISAATPLTMCPSCQRTYGGSGDNSAGEKSHYYGSKHNGTIAC; this is translated from the exons CACCACGACGTCGTTTTCGCCCCCCGGGAAAACAAGAAATCCGCCTGCCTCCGCCGCCCCTCTCTGACCCTCGGCGgcccggcggcggcggcagagTTGAAGTTGGAAGTGGCGGCGGAGGAATTGGAAGATGGAACCACGAGCATGACGTCGTCGTTTTCCAACTCGAGTATgaagagggagagagaaatCGGCGGCGGAGAAGAAGAGGAACCCAAGGGATCGTCCGGTGAGGATGAAGAGGTTGTTGGTACGAGGAAGAAACTTAGGTTGACCAAGGAACAATCACTTGTTTTGGAAGACAGCTTTAAAGACCACAGCACTCTTAATTCT AAACAAAAGGAACACTTGGCAAGAAGACTAAATTTACGACCAAGACAGGTAGAAGTGTGGTTCCAGAATCGAAGAGCCAG GAATAAGCTGAAACAGACGGAGGTGGACTGTGAGCTACTAAGAAAGTGTTACGACACCTTAACCGATGAAAACCGAAGACTACAGAGAGAATTACAAGAGCTGAAAGCCAAGACGCCGGCGGCTGCGGCGGCGCAGCCATTTTACATGCAGATTTCAGCCGCTACGCCTCTCACCATGTGCCCTTCCTGTCAGCGTACTTACGGCGGTTCCGGCGACAACTCCGCCGGAGAAAAGTCTCATTATTATGGCTCTAAGCATAACGGAACCATTGCCTGTTAG